Within the Feifania hominis genome, the region CCCGTTCGTAGGGCGTGCCGTTGCCCAGCAGAAAGCCCTCCACAAAGAGCCTGTGGTCGAGGGGGATCTCCCGGATGCACTGCATGGTGATGGAGACAAATTTCTGCATGTCGACCGGCGCGAACACCTCTTCGGGCACGCCGGAGAACGCGACAAAGGCCGCGCCGCCGCTGTGGGGGCACCGGTAATAGCAGCAGTCCCCGGCAAGCGCACAGGTCACCGTGGACAGCGCGTGGCCGTTGAATGTGTCGTCGAGCGAAAATTGGGCCTGCGTCAGCGGCTCAAGACCCCACCGCTCACCCAGCTGCCTTGTCCGCCGGGCGAGCTCGATCAGCTCATCTGGGAAGCCGTTGATGTTCTCCCAGCCCCAGAGCCAGGTGCCGCTTGATGCCGACTCGCTGCCGATGAACTGCAGCGCATACTCCTGCCCGCCGAACAGAATCACGCCGCGTGAAAAATCCACGTTCCAGTTCTGCTCTCTCACCACAAGCTCGCGACAGGCATTCTGTGTGGCAATCATCCTGCCGAGGCTCACGCAATAGACCTCATGCCAGTTGCCGGTGTCAAGGGACAGCGCGCTGATCAAGCTCTCTGCCGGTCGTTTCATACCGCACCTCCGCGTGGTTTTCAACATGATAATCTCTCTTTTTTGCGTATTTTTATTTTATCATATCGACGGCCGAAGTCCAATATGTAAAACGGCGGCGCACGGAATTTCCTGTGCGCCGCCAGCCTGTCTGAGGTCGCCTCAGTGCATCAAATTCAGGCTGTCGACAGCCGAGCCGACGGCCCGCACCGCCTTGCTGACGCTGCGCTTGACCTGTCTTGTTCTCTTCTGGTCGGAGGCGAGCATGACGCCGGCCGCGGTGCCCAGCATCGCCGAAGCGACCACGCCCCCAATGAATGTGCCCATCTTCATAGCAAACCCTCTCTTTCATTTTGACGTCGAAGCATAACTCGACGGTTTTATTTTTGCACAGAAAGAGCGAACTATGACCTGCAAATTTTAGCATTGTTTTTGCGAACGCATTTCAAATTTTTCATTGATTTTCGCCCGGGCGGCCGATATGATAAGAGAAAAGCAAAAAGCGAGGTGTCCCCCATGGCTGAAATCAAACCCTTTCGCGCTCTGCGCTTTGCACCCGCCGCCGGTCCCATCGACGAGCTCTGCTGTCCCCCCTACGACATCATCAGCCCCGAGCAGCGGCGTGGCTATCTGAGCAAAAATCTGCACAACATCGTGCGCCTTGAGCTGCCCGACGGGTGCTACCGCGACGCGGGCAGCAATCTGCGCCAGCTCATCGAGCGCCATCTGCTCGCCGAGGACGAACGCCCCGGCATCTATATCTACGAAGAGGAGTTTTCGCTCGACGGCGTCGTGCGCCGGGTCAAGGGCTTTCTGTGTCTGACCCGCCTCGAGGAATTTGAGCGCGGCATCGTGCTGCCCCACGAGGAGACTCTCTCCAAGGCCAAAGACGACCGCTTTCAGCTCATGAGCGAGACCTTTTGCAACTTCAGCCCCATCTACAGCCTCTACTTCGACGAGGGGCTCGAGACGAGCCGGCTGATCGACGCTCTCAGCGCCGGCGCGCCGCAGATTGCGTTTGTCGACGAGGCCGGCGTCACGCACCGCCTCTGGCCGGTCTACGACGAGGCGGCTCTGCGCGCGCTCGAGGCGCAGTTTGCCCCGCGCAAGCTCTACATTGCCGACGGCCACCACCGCTATGAGACCGCGCTGCGCTTTCGCGACGAGCTCAGAGAGCGCGGCCTTGTCGACGGTCCCGACCACAAGGCGAATTTCGTCATGATGCACCTGACCGCCATGGAGAACCCGGGTCTTGTCGTTCTGCCGACCCACCGGCTCTGCCGCGGACTCGACGGCTTTGACGAGCAGCGGCTTCT harbors:
- a CDS encoding DUF6882 domain-containing protein → MKRPAESLISALSLDTGNWHEVYCVSLGRMIATQNACRELVVREQNWNVDFSRGVILFGGQEYALQFIGSESASSGTWLWGWENINGFPDELIELARRTRQLGERWGLEPLTQAQFSLDDTFNGHALSTVTCALAGDCCYYRCPHSGGAAFVAFSGVPEEVFAPVDMQKFVSITMQCIREIPLDHRLFVEGFLLGNGTPYERDGLSITAHFEQKLHLEFEQAGGVLRIRSIKSR
- a CDS encoding DUF1015 domain-containing protein; translation: MAEIKPFRALRFAPAAGPIDELCCPPYDIISPEQRRGYLSKNLHNIVRLELPDGCYRDAGSNLRQLIERHLLAEDERPGIYIYEEEFSLDGVVRRVKGFLCLTRLEEFERGIVLPHEETLSKAKDDRFQLMSETFCNFSPIYSLYFDEGLETSRLIDALSAGAPQIAFVDEAGVTHRLWPVYDEAALRALEAQFAPRKLYIADGHHRYETALRFRDELRERGLVDGPDHKANFVMMHLTAMENPGLVVLPTHRLCRGLDGFDEQRLLRGLEHAFVTEKKAGLDTLERELAAGDRKCLALYTGGDSYVKLTLRDESFAREAAPGMSGALCMLDVSILHNLILEPLLGIDKANMAAQKNLIYTRSIREAIESVQNGSCNAAFLLNATRVDEIAAVASAGEKMPQKSTYFYPKLITGLVMNKIMDAPQE